From the Theobroma cacao cultivar B97-61/B2 chromosome 2, Criollo_cocoa_genome_V2, whole genome shotgun sequence genome, one window contains:
- the LOC18608157 gene encoding dehydrodolichyl diphosphate synthase complex subunit NUS1: protein MDFKKETRILYCWIAQIGNLLLRSLWRLIHVIINLCYLTLGIAKAFESYLISWGILRRYKSLQVAKLRYLAIVVESKDACQTSKIIELLQWLADVGVKHVCLYDMEGILKKSKDFILEELDGAILFGEAYENNEIPDQAQMTLEFASFSDGKEAVAKAANVLFMKYLKSGATDQNQEEAIFTESQMAEALKTVGSGGPEPDLLLVYGPARCHLGFPAWRMRYTEIIHMGPLKSMKYGSLIKAIYKFTMVRQNYGK from the exons ATGGATTTCAAGAAGGAAACGCGGATCTTGTATTGCTGGATAGCTCAA ATTGGAAATCTTCTACTTCGATCACTGTGGCGTCTCATACATGTTATTATCAACTTATGCTACTTAACACTGGGTATAGCTAAAGCGTTTGAAAGCTATCTTATCTCTTGGGGAATACTGAGGAGATACAAATCCCTCCAAGTCGCCAAGCTCCGGTATCTGGCTATTGTGGTAGAAAGTAAAGATGCTTGCCaaacttcaaaaattattGAGCTTTTGCAATGGTTGGCAGATGTCGGAGTAAAACATGTTTGCCTTTATGATATGGAAG GAATACTGAAGAAATCAAAGGACTTCATCTTGGAAGAGTTGGATGGTGCAATATTGTTTGGG GAAGcttatgaaaataatgagATACCAGACCAAGCACAGATGACTCTGGAGTTTGCATCATTTTCTGATGGGAAAGAAGCAGTGGCCAAAGCAGCCAATGTACTTTTTATGAAGTACTTAAAATCAGGTGCCACTGACCAAAATCAGGAAGAGGCAATCTTCACTGAATCTCAAATGGCTGAGGCACTCAAAACTGTTG GCAGTGGAGGGCCAGAACCTGATCTTTTATTAGTATATGGACCTGCCAGGTGCCATTTAGGTTTCCCTGCCTGGAGAATGCGATATACTGAGATTAT ACATATGGGACCCTTGAAGTCCATGAAGTATGGGTCCCTAATTAAGGCCATTTACAAATTCACGATGGTGCGGCAAAACTATG
- the LOC18608156 gene encoding mediator of RNA polymerase II transcription subunit 32: protein MAALFGLFSSAFDSGSKTKSLSLSLVKLQRRPDSELKRLGVMDNIVDSLNNAYQEFVAAAANVLETKESSAAQKTAATDAALENFKQKWELFRVACDQAEEFVESIKQRIGSECLVDEATGSMAGKSGQALTTGLPPISAVRLEQMSKAVRWLVIELQHGSGSAGGAAHAHPSAPFDARFSEDAAQ, encoded by the exons ATGGCCGCGCTTTTCGGCCTCTTCTCTTCCGCATTCGACAGCGGTAGTAAGActaaatctctctctctctcgctcGTCAAGCTACAACGACGACCCGATTCCGAG TTAAAAAGATTGGGAGTAATGGACAACATAGTAGATTCCTTAAACAACGCCTATCAAGAATTCGTTGCTGCGGCGGCTAATGTTCTCGAAACAAAGGAGTCTTCGGCTGCCCAAAAGACGGCAGCCACGGATGCTGCCTTGGAAAACTTTAAGCAGAAATGGGAATTGTTCAGAGTGGCTTGTGATCAAGCGGAAGAGTTTGTTGAGTCAATCAAACAAAGGATAGGGTCCGAGTGCCTTGTCGATGAGGCCACCGGCTCTATGGCTGGGAAGTCGGGTCAGGCCCTGACAACTGGTCTTCCTCCCATTAGTGCTGTTCGTTTGGAACAGATGAGTAAAGCTGTCCGGTGGCTTGTGATTGAGTTGCAGCATGGTTCGGGAAGCGCGGGTGGTGCAGCTCATGCCCACCCTTCGGCCCCTTTCGATGCTAGATTCTCGGAGGATGCTGCTCAGTAG